One Solanum stenotomum isolate F172 unplaced genomic scaffold, ASM1918654v1 scaffold30406, whole genome shotgun sequence DNA segment encodes these proteins:
- the LOC125851889 gene encoding uncharacterized protein LOC125851889: MDKFLIKLPKPKDGQPSSSSNQPFVSSQVAPEVQRHTNSFPLSNMDNMLDFKSLEADPKDRMPISSYGPNIRDAVRRYYIQKKPCQPVDHIFPKTKFGEKMRQFRPTWFKRRSQWLEYSIKADAAFCLCCYLFKNELESRGNAGDSFTRDGFRCWNKALERFKKHVGKVNSIHHKCFNRMQDLKNQRQSIQSSFDKQSEKARSDYRMRLNASIDVARFLLTSGFPFRGHDESEGSEYKGAFLELLKWYGDRSFDVGRVILGNAPQNDMMICPTIQKDIVEACAKETTKAIIEDLDGDYFGILVDESKDVSHKEQMALILRYVNKSGMVIERFLGIVHVNDTSSQSLKKAIYSLLLDHSLCTSKIRGQGYDGASNMQGEINGLKSLILQDTSSAYSIHCFAHQLQLALVGLSKKNSDVDNFFYVLTNILNTIGASFKRRDSLRQHQEDKLEELLKFGEVHTGQGLNQERGLQRPGDTHWGSHFKTLDNFLILFSSIVNVIKDMKRDCPYHLDRFAAKNILSKIHEFEFVFMLHLMFKVLLLTNELIKVLQKKDQDIVNAMGLLDLSKKRLQMMREDEWDSMMDEVSLFCGKHGISIPKMNEDYSNGKSKHKSDLLLGMTSLSPVDSFANFHKDKIMKLAEYYPSEFGDKEIRELNFQLDDFIVYAQKCDSKFLNLKGIKDLAKVMIETKLDQTWSLVYILVKLTLIIHVATATVERAFSSMKYIKNDLRNMMDEDLLNDNGAPMFLRSWIRLCGQPPVITSTPHPYAFPAPISN; this comes from the exons ATGGATAAGTTTCTCATCAAGTTACCAAAGCCAAAAGATGGCCAACCAAGTTCTAGCTCTAATCaaccatttgtgagttcacaagTTGCTCCGGAAGTTCAAAGACATACAAATTCTTTTCCACTTTCAAATATGGATAATATGCTTGATTTTAAATCTCTTGAAGCAGATCCCAAAGATCGAATGCCTATTTCATCTTATGGTCCTAATATTCGAGATGCGGTAAGGAGGTATTACATTCAAAAAAAGCCATGTCAGCCTGTTGATCATATCTTCCCTAAAACTAAGTTTGGAGAAAAAATGCGTCAATTTCGACCAACTTGGTTTAAGAGAAGATCTCAATGGTTGGAATATAGCATTAAAGCAGATGCGGcattttgtttgtgttgttaTTTGTTCAAGAATGAACTTGAAAGTCGTGGAAATGCCGGAGATTCATTTACAAGAGATGGTTTTAGGTGTTGGAACAAAGCTTTAGAAAGATTCAAAAAACATGTTGGTAAGGTAAATAGTATCCATCATAAATGTTTCAATAGGATGCAAGATTTGAAAAACCAACGACAATCGATCCAATCTTCTTTTGACAAGCAAAGTGAAAAGGCAAGAAGTGATTATCGGATGCGTTTAAATGCCTCAATTGATGTAGCAAGATTTCTCTTGACATCGGGATTTCCATTTCGTGGGCATGATGAAAGTGAAGGTTCCGAATATAAGGGtgcttttcttgaacttttgaaatgGTATGGGGATAGAAGTTTTGATGTGGGAAGAGTAATATTAGGTAATGCTCCACaaaatgatatgatgatttgtccgacaattcaaaaagatattgtgGAGGCTTGTGCTAAAGAAACAACTAAGGCTATCATTGAAGACTTGGACGGTGATTATTTTGGAATATTAGTTGATGAATCAAAGGATGTTTCTCATAAGGAGCAAATGGCTCTAATTTTGAGATATGTCAACAAAAGTGGAATGGTGATAGAGCGATTCTTGGGTATTGTCCACGTAAATGATACATCTTCTCAATCATTAAAAAAGGCAATTTATTCTTTGCTTTTGGATCACTCATTATGTACATCCAAAATACGTGGTCAAGGTTATGATGGGGCTAGTAATATGCAAGGGGAAATAAATGGTCTCAAGTCTTTGATTTTACAAGATACGTCATCTGCATATTCTATTCACTGTTTTGCTCACCAATTGCAATTGGCACTTGTAGGTCTTTCCAAAAAGAATTCGGAtgtggataattttttttatgttctcaCTAATATTTTGAATACTATTGGAGCTTCATTTAAACGCAGAGATTCACTTCGACAACATCAAGAAGATAAGTTGGAAGAGTTGCTTAAATTTGGAGAAGTTCATACAGGGCAAGGTTTGAATCAAGAACGTGGCCTCCAACGACCGGGTGATACTCATTGGGGGTCTCATTTTAAAACCTTGGACAATTTCctgattcttttttcttcaattgttaATGTGATTAAGGATATGAAACGTGATTGTCCATATCATCTTGATAGATTTGCGGCGAAAAATATTTTGAGCAAgattcatgaatttgaatttgtctTTATGTTGCACTTGATGTTTAAGGTGTTGCTATTGACGAATGAGTTGATTAAAGTTTTACAAAAGAAAGATCAAGATATCGTTAATGCTATGGGATTGCTTGACCTTTCAAAGAAACGATTGCAAATGATGAGAGAGGATGAATGGGACTCTATGATGGATGAGGTTAGCTTATTTTGTGGTAAACATGGAATTTCAATTCCCAAAATGAATGAAGACTACTCTAATGGGAAGTCGAAGCATAAGAG TGACTTGCTCCTCGGTATGACTAGTTTGAGTCCGGTTgattcatttgctaattttcacAAGGATAAGATAATGAAACTAGCCGAGTACTACCCAAGTGAGTTTGGTGATAAAGAGATTCGGGAACTCAATTTTCAACTTGATGATTTTATTGTCTATGCTCAAAAGTGTGATAGCAAGTTTCTCAACTTGAAGGGAATCAAGGATCTTGCAAAAGTGATGATAGAGACAAAACTAGATCAAACTTGGTCACTTGTGTATATACTTGTGAAGCTAACTTTGATTATTCATGTTGCTACCGCAACCGTGGAAAGAGCATTCTCATCAATGAAGTATATAAAGAATGATTTGCGTAATATGATGGATGAAGATCTTTTGAATG ataatggtgCCCCCATGTTCTTGagatcctggatacgcctctgtgGACAACCCCCTGTTATTACTTCTACTCCACATCCATACGCCTTTCCTGCACCAATCTCAAATTAA
- the LOC125851849 gene encoding vicilin Car i 2.0101-like, which yields MAIFTKLPKLLFVFFLLLILISMFIACQCECDHEKENNNPYLFESHMFKSRFESKYGEFRVLDKFIQLLRGIENYRVGVLEFEPLSFMLPHHFDAQLLLLIVRGRGSVSIAEEDEKNSFNLEHGDVISVSAGSTIYFTNTDNKEKFSVYVLAKAVNVPGQFQEFFSAGSENQETFYRAFSNDILETAFNTPRNRLERLFGQQKQGIIIKASEEKIRAISQPGSRSIRGETRGPFNVLNQRPLIGNRFGQYFEAAPERFEHLRDLDVAVGIMNINQGGMILPVYNTRTTWLVMVAQGNGRFEMVSSQSQERRGHNYQKAVRGCLSVGDFFVIPAGHPITVIANGDSNLSMVGFGINGHNNMLNFLAGQESIWRNVNKEAKELSFNMPAREVEEILQNQDESYFVAAPKEEGTKRGQQYESSILDLVF from the exons ATGGCAATTTTCACTAAATTACCAAAGCTTTTATTTgtcttcttcttgttgttgaTCCTCATCTCTATGTTTATTGCTTGTCAATGTGAATGTGATCATGAAAAAGAGAACAATAATCCTTACTTATTTGAATCACATATGTTTAAATCTCGATTCGAATCAAAATATGGTGAATTTCGAGTCCTCGATAAATTCATTCAACTTCTTCGAGGAATCGAAAATTACAGAGTTGGAGTACTTGAATTTGAACCTCTTTCTTTCATGCTTCCTCATCACTTTGATGCTCAACTCTTACTTCTTATTGTTAGAG GGAGAGGAAGTGTAAGTATAGCAGAAGAAGATGAGAAGAACTCCTTCAACTTGGAGCATGGAGATGTAATCAGTGTTTCTGCAGGTTCAACAATCTACTTCACCAACACAGATAACAAAGAAAAGTTCTCGGTTTACGTGCTAGCCAAGGCCGTTAATGTTCCTGGCCAGTTTCAG GAATTCTTTAGTGCTGGAAGTGAAAATCAAGAAACCTTCTACAGAGCATTCAGCAACGATATCCTGGAGACTGCTTTCAAT aCTCCAAGGAACAGGTTAGAGAGGCTATTTGGACAACAAAAACAGGGGATAATAATCAAAGCCAGTGAAGAGAAAATTCGAGCTATTAGCCAACCCGGCTCGCGCTCCATTAGAGGTGAAACGCGAGGTCCTTTCAATGTATTGAACCAACGCCCATTAATTGGTAATAGATTTGGACAATACTTTGAAGCAGCCCCAGAGAGATTCGAACACTTGAGGGATTTGGATGTTGCTGTTGGTATCATGAACATCAACCAA GGTGGAATGATATTACCAGTCTACAATACAAGGACTACATGGTTGGTAATGGTTGCACAAGGGAATGGGCGGTTCGAAATGGTTAGTAGCCAAAGCCAGGAGAGACGAGGCCATAACTACCAAAAGGCGGTCCGAGGTTGTCTATCAGTTGGTGATTTTTTTGTAATTCCGGCAGGACATCCTATAACAGTTATAGCCAACGGCGACTCTAATCTTAGTATGGTTGGTTTTGGAATCAATGGTCATAACAACATGTTAAACTTCCTTGCAG GTCAAGAAAGCATATGGAGAAATGTAAACAAAGAAGCAAAAGAATTGTCATTCAATATGCCTGCAAGGGAGGTTGAAGAAATATTACAGAATCAAGATGAGTCATATTTTGTGGCAGCACCAAAGGAAGAAGGAACAAAAAGGGGACAACAATATGAGTCTTCAATTTTGGACTTAGTTTTCTAA
- the LOC125851844 gene encoding vicilin Car i 2.0101-like: MAIFTKPKLLFFFLILSLVLVSQCYDQNPRGDQDPQEKLRECQQRCERQQPGQQKQLCKQRCEQQYKKEQQQQQHERETGEDDLGNRGPEKRYRKFQECQRRCQIEQQGQQLQECQQRCQQEYQREKGQQVETNPEWEQQEKSNNPYLFESQRFRSRYRASHGDFRILEKFNQRSQLLKGIEKYRVSVLELEPQSFVLPHHCDGEAIYVVVKGQGIISIAEQDNKNSFNLQKGDVIRVFAGSNVYMLNKDNNEKLFVYVLAKSVNAPGNLQQYFSAGGQNPETFYKAFSSDILESAFNNPRDKLERLFGQRKEGIIIKASEEQIRAISEHASRSTQQTKGRTQGPFNLLKERPLFESKFGQFFEACPERFEQLRDLDAAVGFMNINQGGMVLPYYNTKSTKLVMVVEGNARFEMACPHLGRQGQSPWSRGQGREQEQEQEEGEVRYQEIRGNLNVGDVLVIPADHPITFVATGNSNVRIVGFGVDAENSKKNFLAGKQSIWRNVDREAKELSFSMPGREVEEILQKQDQSYFVAGPEHHQQRERGEEGRRGQDQYLSSILDFVF, translated from the exons ATGGCAATTTTCACAAAACCAaagcttttatttttcttcttgatcCTCTCTTTGGTCCTTGTATCTCAATGCTATGATCAAAACCCTAGGGGTGATCAAGACCCTCAGGAGAAACTCAGAGAGTGCCAACAACGTTGTGAGAGGCAACAACCAGGCCAACAGAAACAGTTGTGTAAACAACGTTGTGAACAGCAGTATAAGAaagagcaacaacaacaacaacatgaaaGGGAGACTGGTGAAGATGATCTAG GCAATCGTGGACCTGAAAAGAGATACAGAAAATTCCAAGAGTGCCAACGTAGGTGCCAGATTGAACAACAGGGCCAACAACTGCAAGAGTGTCAACAACGTTGTCAACAAGAGTACCAAAGAGAGAAAGGACAACAAGTTGAAACTAACCCAGAGTGGGAACAACAAGAAAAATCGAATAATCCTTATTTATTCGAGTCTCAAAGGTTCAGGTCTCGATACAGAGCTAGTCATGGTGATTTCCGTATCCTCGAGAAATTCAATCAAAGATCTCAACTTCTTAAAGGAATCGAAAAATACCGTGTCTCTGTCCTCGAATTGGAGCCTCAGTCTTTCGTGTTGCCTCATCACTGTGATGGTGAAGCCATATATGTTGTTGTTAAAG GACAAGGAATAATTAGTATAGCGGaacaagataacaaaaactcCTTCAACTTGCAGAAGGGGGATGTAATCAGGGTGTTTGCTGGTTCAAATGTCTACATGCTCAACAAAGATAACAACGAAAAGTTGTTTGTTTACGTGCTCGCCAAGTCCGTCAATGCCCCTGGAAATTTGCAG CAATACTTTAGCGCCGGAGGTCAAAATCCGGAGACCTTCTACAAAGCATTCAGCAGCGATATCCTGGAGAGTGCTTTCAAT AACCCAAGGGACAAGTTAGAGAGGCTATTTGGACAACGCAAGGAGGGGATAATAATCAAAGCTAGTGAAGAGCAAATTAGAGCTATAAGCGAACACGCCTCACGCTCCACTCAGCAAACTAAAGGTAGAACACAAGGACCTTTCAATTTGCTGAAGGAACGCCCATTATTCGAAAGCAAATTTGGACAGTTCTTTGAAGCATGTCCCGAAAGATTTGAGCAGTTGAGGGACTTGGATGCTGCTGTTGGTTTCATGAACATTAACCAA GGTGGAATGGTGCTACCATACTACAACACAAAATCTACAAAGTTGGTTATGGTTGTAGAAGGAAACGCTCGGTTTGAAATGGCATGTCCTCATCTTGGTAGACAAGGCCAAAGCCCATGGTCTCGTGGACAAGGAAGAGagcaagaacaagaacaagaagaaggagaagtcCGTTACCAGGAAATCCGCGGTAATCTAAACGTTGGTGATGTTTTGGTAATCCCAGCAGACCATCCGATCACCTTTGTAGCAACCGGAAACTCAAATGTGAGGATAGTTGGTTTTGGAGTCGATGCTGAGAACAGCAAAAAGAACTTCCTTGCAG GTAAACAAAGCATATGGAGAAACGTAGACAGGGAAGCGAAAGAACTGTCCTTCAGCATGCCCGGAAGGGAGGTAGAAGAGATATTGCAGAAGCAAGACCAGTCCTACTTCGTGGCAGGACCGGAGCATCACCAGCAGAGAGAGAGGGGTGAAGAAGGAAGGAGGGGACAAGATCAATATTTGTCTTCAATTTTGGACTTTGTTTTCTAA